The Phycisphaerales bacterium AB-hyl4 genome has a window encoding:
- the pilM gene encoding pilus assembly protein PilM — MAFGFSKTRYSPIAIDFGADSLKLLQVIPGRPIQLAAAAAEVIPAAARRDPVAREAFLAEALPRLVKSQPFKGRRAICSLPAFQTVVQHLEVPRADDASQFQLMLEQQLRERLEIDPRRMVVRHVPVGPVNRQDSAQMEVLCIAASREVVMRYIEIASKAKLDVVGMHSESWALCKAFDENNDTTPATPAKAVCYIDIGAASTKLVIAANGRLKFAKTVHAAGDEITRRLAAARHVDFEQARQLRIDQAAGRTREQTFGDDAHAPEHAMAAAAAAEQHAAAASAAPATGIPALDAQAQAGQRTAEAAAPPANDQTLASDTIECLVDELQMSIRYYQRLCPDTPIDRLVFLGGEARHVSTCQSIARAVRIAAQLGDPLASVVRITQSQPAVGVNLDEPQPAWAVPFGLCLSEANL, encoded by the coding sequence ATGGCTTTCGGCTTTTCCAAAACACGGTACTCTCCGATCGCCATTGACTTCGGGGCCGACAGCCTCAAGTTGTTACAGGTGATCCCAGGCCGTCCAATCCAGCTCGCCGCCGCCGCCGCCGAGGTCATCCCCGCCGCCGCGCGGCGAGACCCCGTTGCGCGTGAGGCGTTCCTCGCCGAGGCCCTGCCACGGCTGGTCAAGTCCCAGCCGTTCAAGGGCCGACGCGCCATCTGCTCGCTCCCGGCGTTTCAAACCGTCGTGCAGCACCTCGAAGTGCCGCGCGCCGATGACGCCAGCCAGTTCCAGCTCATGCTCGAACAGCAGTTGCGCGAACGGCTCGAAATCGACCCTCGCCGTATGGTCGTCCGTCACGTGCCGGTCGGCCCGGTCAATCGACAAGACTCGGCTCAGATGGAAGTGCTATGCATCGCCGCCTCGCGCGAAGTGGTGATGCGCTACATCGAGATCGCAAGCAAAGCCAAGCTCGACGTCGTCGGCATGCACAGCGAGTCTTGGGCCCTTTGCAAGGCCTTCGACGAAAACAACGACACGACACCGGCCACCCCCGCCAAGGCCGTCTGCTACATCGACATCGGCGCCGCCAGCACGAAGCTGGTCATTGCCGCCAACGGTCGACTCAAGTTCGCCAAGACGGTGCACGCCGCCGGCGATGAGATCACCCGCCGCCTCGCCGCCGCTCGGCACGTCGACTTCGAACAGGCCCGTCAACTGCGCATCGACCAGGCCGCCGGCCGTACGCGCGAACAAACCTTCGGCGATGACGCACACGCGCCGGAACACGCCATGGCCGCCGCCGCCGCTGCCGAGCAACACGCCGCCGCAGCGTCAGCCGCCCCCGCCACCGGCATTCCCGCACTCGATGCACAGGCCCAGGCAGGCCAGCGCACTGCCGAGGCCGCCGCGCCGCCCGCGAACGATCAAACGCTCGCCAGCGACACCATCGAATGCCTCGTCGACGAGTTGCAGATGTCGATCCGCTATTACCAACGGCTATGCCCCGACACGCCGATCGATCGGCTGGTGTTCCTCGGCGGCGAGGCGCGGCACGTATCGACCTGCCAGAGCATCGCCCGAGCCGTACGCATTGCCGCCCAGCTCGGCGACCCGCTTGCCAGCGTGGTCCGCATCACGCAAAGCCAGCCCGCCGTAGGCGTCAACCTCGACGAACCCCAACCCGCATGGGCCGTGCCGTTCGGCCTCTGCTTGAGTGAAGCAAACCTGTAA
- the bcp gene encoding thioredoxin-dependent thiol peroxidase encodes MATEPASLIDPGKTAPAFTLKDQQGNTHRLSQYKGRWVLLYFYPKDNTPGCTKQACQFRDTGDTLDARGAVVLGVSPDDEASHARFADKFSLPFPLLADHDAKLCTKYGVWQEKNMYGRKYMGVVRTTYLIDPQGKVAHRWDKVKVPGHADDVLAQLDQYTG; translated from the coding sequence ATGGCCACAGAACCCGCCAGCCTCATCGACCCCGGCAAAACCGCCCCCGCCTTCACCCTCAAAGACCAGCAAGGCAACACCCACCGCCTTTCCCAATACAAAGGCCGCTGGGTCCTGCTCTACTTCTACCCCAAAGACAATACGCCCGGCTGCACTAAACAGGCCTGCCAGTTCCGCGACACAGGCGACACCCTCGACGCCCGCGGCGCCGTCGTGCTCGGCGTCAGCCCCGACGACGAAGCCTCGCACGCCAGGTTCGCCGACAAGTTCAGCCTCCCCTTCCCACTGCTCGCCGACCACGACGCGAAACTCTGCACCAAGTACGGCGTGTGGCAGGAAAAAAACATGTACGGCCGAAAGTACATGGGCGTCGTCCGCACCACCTACCTCATCGACCCGCAAGGCAAAGTCGCCCACCGCTGGGACAAAGTCAAAGTGCCCGGCCACGCCGACGACGTTCTCGCCCAACTCGACCAATACACCGGCTGA
- a CDS encoding BatA and WFA domain-containing protein, translating to MFASPWWGLGVAAAMAAAMAAHLLSRRGGRRVMFPAVRFVIASQAEATRWRRLRHWAVMLLRATAVGLIALAFMQPRWQSPTAAGVDARAGDHVVIVVDRTVSMQRSVRGAMLFDEARRRAIELLQAVDPVRDRASVVLLDARPTLLLPEPTGRQDALIARLREVEVTYEHGRMGEAMVRAGEAHRRLADDPPRALRVEVFGDAQATQWSDQATARLPAGAAVRYHAIEGPTDNVAVGRVRVSPAQPVVGQSATVMGEVSNYGPAAVSATVALRVGGDDDAGDEADRRVVSVELDGDGGRATVSFEVVFDEAGLQEVVVDRVGADDALAADDRAGVFVYVRAARAVHLLTRGDVDDASGAAYFVSRALRPSGRDDDENDARRLTGVALTVGSPSALTAAIDRDAVVLLVEAGALSSAERAGLAAHLRRGGGVMWVVDDAAALRSAGLLSEQVTLPMLPTDEADPPDAAGAWGGRRFGAGRFDHDVLAVFEGPARAALLRSRLGRTWAGTLAGDATGLVYFADGSPAVAWGVVDEGRLAMVAGSLSPGEGGGDFVRGPAMAPLVHQLVRHLSPGAAGAVEVHPGGASDPGGRPGGYVVREGEGGGPTDGVRGLRGRDRASDGGEDEVVVGGVWVTVEPGASDLRPVGAERVAELDGRVVGGPTDAVRGLRGWDDGRAGVELWMWCVVAGLVLLAVEGMWVGRGGVR from the coding sequence ATGTTTGCCAGTCCGTGGTGGGGCTTGGGCGTCGCGGCGGCGATGGCGGCGGCGATGGCTGCGCACCTGTTGAGTCGACGCGGCGGGCGGCGGGTGATGTTCCCGGCGGTGCGGTTTGTTATTGCATCGCAGGCAGAGGCGACGCGGTGGCGGCGGTTACGACATTGGGCGGTGATGTTGTTGCGGGCGACCGCGGTGGGGTTGATTGCGCTGGCGTTCATGCAGCCGAGGTGGCAATCGCCGACGGCGGCGGGGGTGGATGCGCGGGCGGGTGACCATGTGGTGATCGTGGTGGATCGGACGGTGTCGATGCAGCGCAGCGTGCGGGGGGCGATGCTGTTCGACGAGGCGCGTCGGCGGGCGATTGAATTGTTGCAGGCGGTCGACCCGGTGCGCGATCGCGCGAGCGTGGTGCTGCTCGACGCGCGGCCGACGCTTCTGCTGCCTGAGCCGACGGGTCGGCAGGATGCGCTGATCGCTCGGCTGCGTGAGGTGGAGGTGACGTACGAGCACGGCCGAATGGGGGAGGCGATGGTCAGGGCGGGCGAAGCGCATCGGCGATTGGCGGACGATCCGCCGCGGGCGCTGCGCGTTGAGGTGTTCGGCGATGCACAGGCAACGCAATGGTCGGATCAGGCGACGGCGAGATTGCCTGCGGGGGCGGCGGTGCGGTACCACGCGATTGAAGGGCCGACGGATAACGTGGCGGTGGGGCGGGTGCGTGTGTCGCCCGCGCAGCCGGTGGTCGGGCAGTCGGCGACGGTGATGGGGGAGGTGAGCAACTATGGGCCGGCGGCGGTCTCGGCGACGGTGGCGCTGCGCGTGGGGGGGGATGATGATGCGGGTGATGAGGCGGACAGGCGGGTGGTTTCAGTTGAGCTCGACGGTGATGGGGGGCGAGCGACGGTGAGCTTTGAGGTGGTGTTTGATGAGGCGGGGTTGCAGGAGGTGGTGGTGGACCGGGTGGGGGCGGACGATGCGCTGGCAGCGGACGATCGGGCGGGAGTGTTTGTGTATGTGCGGGCGGCGCGGGCGGTGCATCTGCTGACGCGCGGGGATGTGGATGATGCGTCGGGCGCGGCGTACTTCGTATCGCGAGCGCTGCGGCCGAGCGGTCGTGATGATGATGAGAATGATGCGCGGCGGTTGACGGGGGTGGCGTTGACGGTGGGTTCGCCGAGCGCGCTGACGGCGGCGATCGATCGCGATGCGGTGGTGTTGCTGGTGGAGGCGGGGGCGCTGTCGTCAGCAGAGCGGGCGGGGCTGGCGGCGCACCTGCGGCGCGGCGGCGGGGTGATGTGGGTGGTGGACGATGCGGCGGCGCTGCGGTCGGCGGGGTTGCTGTCGGAGCAGGTGACGCTGCCGATGCTGCCGACGGATGAGGCGGACCCCCCGGACGCGGCGGGGGCCTGGGGCGGTCGGCGGTTCGGTGCGGGGCGGTTTGATCACGATGTGCTGGCGGTGTTCGAGGGGCCGGCGCGGGCGGCGTTGTTGCGGTCGCGGTTGGGGCGGACATGGGCGGGGACGCTCGCGGGTGATGCGACGGGGTTGGTTTACTTTGCGGACGGTTCGCCGGCGGTGGCGTGGGGTGTGGTGGATGAGGGGCGGTTGGCGATGGTTGCGGGGAGTTTGTCGCCTGGGGAGGGCGGGGGTGATTTTGTGCGTGGGCCTGCGATGGCGCCGCTGGTGCATCAGTTGGTGCGGCATCTTTCGCCGGGCGCGGCGGGGGCGGTTGAGGTGCACCCGGGAGGGGCGAGTGACCCAGGGGGGCGGCCGGGCGGGTATGTGGTGCGTGAGGGGGAGGGGGGCGGACCCACGGACGGAGTCCGTGGGCTTCGGGGGAGGGATAGGGCGTCGGATGGTGGGGAGGATGAGGTGGTGGTGGGCGGGGTTTGGGTGACGGTGGAGCCGGGGGCGAGCGATTTGCGGCCGGTGGGGGCGGAGCGGGTGGCGGAGTTGGATGGGCGTGTGGTGGGTGGGCCCACGGACGCAGTCCGTGGGCTTCGCGGGTGGGATGATGGGCGGGCGGGGGTTGAGCTTTGGATGTGGTGCGTGGTGGCGGGGCTGGTGCTGCTGGCAGTGGAGGGGATGTGGGTCGGGAGAGGGGGTGTGAGATGA
- a CDS encoding DUF2934 domain-containing protein, whose amino-acid sequence MARTRTQSKSTPETKAPAKPRTAAKAKADTKADTKAKTNGNGAATTAKPRRTSKPKAAPIGHEQIAAKAYEIWESKGRPLGTDEQNWQEAEAALAPR is encoded by the coding sequence ATGGCTCGTACACGAACGCAAAGCAAGTCGACCCCCGAAACCAAAGCCCCCGCCAAGCCGCGCACCGCCGCCAAAGCCAAGGCCGACACGAAGGCCGACACCAAGGCCAAGACCAACGGCAACGGTGCCGCCACCACCGCCAAGCCCCGTCGCACGAGCAAGCCCAAGGCCGCTCCGATCGGTCACGAACAGATCGCTGCGAAGGCCTACGAAATCTGGGAATCCAAAGGCCGACCCCTCGGCACGGATGAACAGAACTGGCAGGAAGCCGAAGCCGCGCTCGCCCCGCGCTGA
- a CDS encoding type 4a pilus biogenesis protein PilO, with protein sequence MRFGTRELVFVLVLLAMPVAAYFFVFQPRQMQLDEAHEEIVAKQSKLKQLEAATVSIADLGEEIDKLGEAITLFEQKLPAQREVEVILKEVWELATARDLTPRSVRTERIVPTAHYAELPIKMVIVGDFDGFYSFLLDLEKLPRITRTPEMKLRKVRNEEGKMQADVTLSIFFDSKDSPGESRPSAGGRRS encoded by the coding sequence ATGCGATTCGGAACGCGAGAACTGGTGTTTGTACTCGTGCTGCTGGCCATGCCGGTGGCAGCGTATTTCTTTGTCTTTCAGCCACGCCAGATGCAGTTGGACGAAGCGCACGAAGAGATCGTCGCGAAGCAGTCCAAGCTCAAGCAGCTTGAGGCCGCGACCGTGAGCATCGCCGATCTGGGCGAAGAGATCGACAAGCTCGGCGAAGCCATCACGCTCTTCGAGCAGAAACTGCCCGCCCAGCGCGAGGTTGAAGTAATCCTCAAAGAAGTGTGGGAGTTGGCCACCGCCCGCGACCTCACGCCGCGCAGCGTTCGCACGGAGCGCATCGTGCCCACCGCCCACTACGCCGAGCTGCCGATCAAAATGGTCATCGTCGGCGACTTCGACGGGTTCTACAGCTTCCTGCTGGATCTGGAGAAGCTGCCGCGAATTACACGAACACCCGAAATGAAGCTTCGCAAAGTGCGCAACGAGGAGGGAAAGATGCAGGCAGACGTGACGCTTAGCATCTTCTTCGACAGCAAGGATTCGCCCGGCGAGTCGCGCCCGTCGGCAGGAGGACGCCGGTCATGA
- a CDS encoding PilN domain-containing protein, translated as MDNMSFLPEDYLERRAARRTNILCLTLFGIVMVGLVGAYVVSGRHDAEVRELHRQVNLEFEEAARRIEQLEQLQQQKKQMIHKAQVTGVLLERVPRSLLMAELINHMPATLSLTEMDLETRELRTTTRPRTAIEREQQRLASRSKANDMFSQIEVPETEMTVNLVGVAPTDVEVARFMTALGRHNMFYDVNLLFSEQTTISEQRMRQFRIELKVNQDVDFDAMEPTLVSRELKQNPMGSRLQIDESGELVAPGANVAPKWGQP; from the coding sequence ATGGACAATATGAGCTTCCTGCCTGAGGATTACCTGGAACGTCGCGCCGCGCGACGGACCAATATCCTCTGTCTCACGCTGTTCGGCATCGTCATGGTCGGCCTCGTCGGCGCTTACGTCGTCAGCGGCCGACACGACGCCGAGGTGCGCGAGCTGCATCGTCAGGTCAATCTCGAATTCGAGGAAGCCGCCCGACGCATTGAGCAGCTCGAACAGCTCCAGCAACAGAAAAAGCAGATGATCCACAAGGCGCAGGTCACCGGCGTGCTACTCGAACGCGTACCGCGAAGCCTGCTCATGGCCGAGCTGATCAACCACATGCCCGCCACGCTCAGCCTGACCGAGATGGATCTCGAAACACGCGAGCTGCGCACCACCACCCGGCCACGCACCGCCATCGAACGCGAACAGCAACGCCTCGCCAGCCGGTCGAAGGCCAACGACATGTTCAGCCAGATCGAAGTGCCCGAAACCGAGATGACCGTCAACCTCGTCGGCGTCGCGCCGACGGACGTGGAGGTCGCCCGGTTCATGACCGCGCTCGGCAGGCACAACATGTTCTACGACGTGAACCTGTTGTTCTCCGAACAGACCACCATCAGCGAACAGCGGATGCGACAGTTCCGCATTGAGCTGAAAGTGAACCAGGACGTCGACTTCGACGCGATGGAGCCCACGCTCGTCAGCCGTGAGCTGAAACAGAACCCGATGGGCAGTCGGCTGCAGATCGACGAATCGGGCGAACTGGTCGCCCCCGGCGCCAATGTCGCGCCGAAGTGGGGCCAGCCGTAA
- a CDS encoding GspE/PulE family protein, with translation MPDDPANNVSNMMDRFAPESGPAQASSLSDLWTPDDEPAAASVAHDMGQALLDAGVITPAQLTNIRAVAKKSPGRSLAEIAMDLGADEARVQAIIAGFAGMPFEEIDPATVDAIRQINKLGLEFCQANGVLPLRVAGARVVLGVTHPDNLLVIDEVRHKLGQSVKPVVVTAGQIAAFIESRKEEESDEEVEVDDIIGDMAEDEVEVVETEEEDLDLEKMAGESPVIRLVNYLIFNAVKEGASDIHIEPQEKRLQVRYRIDGVLFDTMSPPHHMHAAIISRLKIMANLDISERRLPQDGRIRAVVHGRKLDLRLSTLPTAAGEKAVLRILDTRSIQVPLDELGMGEDALLMWKRQIDQPHGILLVTGPTGSGKTTTLYASLAQMDKRKLNISTVEDPVEYHLNGINQTQTHERIGMSFSAALRALLRQDPDVIMVGEIRDSETARIAIQASLTGHLVLSTLHTNDAPSSVTRLINIGVEPYLIGAAVNGAMAQRLVRKICTNCAKQVPPDDVTANHLAMHGIALDEVMQGEGCDKCRNTGYAGRLGLYELLLLDDTLRDRIAGNPNVTEFRRTCVERGMVTLREDGFRKVAAGQTTVEEVLRVTESTI, from the coding sequence ATGCCTGACGATCCCGCGAACAACGTGTCGAACATGATGGACCGCTTCGCTCCCGAGTCCGGGCCGGCGCAGGCGTCGTCGTTGAGCGACTTGTGGACACCGGACGACGAGCCGGCGGCCGCGTCGGTCGCGCATGACATGGGGCAGGCGTTGCTCGACGCCGGTGTGATTACGCCGGCGCAGCTGACCAACATCCGAGCGGTGGCCAAGAAATCGCCCGGCCGCAGCCTCGCCGAAATCGCGATGGACCTCGGCGCCGACGAAGCCAGGGTGCAGGCCATCATCGCCGGCTTCGCCGGCATGCCCTTTGAGGAAATCGACCCCGCCACGGTCGACGCCATCAGGCAGATCAACAAACTCGGCCTGGAGTTTTGCCAGGCCAACGGTGTGCTGCCGCTGCGCGTCGCAGGCGCTCGCGTCGTGCTCGGCGTCACGCATCCGGACAACCTGCTCGTCATCGACGAGGTCCGTCACAAGCTCGGCCAGTCGGTCAAGCCCGTGGTCGTTACCGCCGGGCAGATCGCCGCGTTCATTGAATCACGCAAGGAAGAAGAGTCCGACGAAGAAGTCGAAGTTGACGACATCATCGGCGACATGGCCGAGGACGAAGTCGAAGTTGTCGAAACTGAAGAAGAAGACCTCGACCTGGAAAAGATGGCAGGCGAATCGCCCGTCATCCGCCTGGTCAACTACCTGATCTTCAACGCGGTCAAAGAAGGCGCGAGCGACATTCACATCGAACCGCAGGAAAAACGCCTGCAGGTGCGCTACCGCATCGACGGCGTGCTGTTCGACACGATGAGCCCGCCGCATCACATGCACGCCGCGATCATCTCGCGTTTGAAGATCATGGCGAACCTCGATATCTCCGAGCGACGCTTGCCGCAGGACGGCCGCATCCGCGCGGTCGTGCACGGCCGAAAGCTCGACCTGCGACTGTCGACCCTGCCCACCGCCGCGGGCGAAAAGGCAGTGCTTCGTATTCTCGATACGCGATCGATCCAAGTGCCCCTCGACGAACTGGGCATGGGCGAAGACGCGTTGCTTATGTGGAAGCGGCAGATCGATCAGCCGCACGGCATCCTCCTCGTCACCGGCCCGACCGGTTCGGGTAAGACGACCACGCTTTACGCGTCGCTCGCGCAGATGGACAAACGAAAGCTCAACATCTCCACCGTTGAAGACCCGGTGGAGTATCACTTGAACGGCATCAACCAGACGCAGACGCACGAACGCATCGGCATGAGCTTCTCCGCTGCGCTGCGAGCCCTGCTGCGACAAGACCCGGACGTGATCATGGTCGGTGAGATTCGCGACAGCGAAACCGCCCGCATCGCGATCCAGGCGTCGCTCACCGGCCACCTCGTGCTCTCCACGCTGCACACCAACGACGCGCCAAGCTCCGTCACGCGACTGATCAACATCGGCGTCGAGCCGTACCTCATCGGCGCTGCGGTCAACGGTGCGATGGCGCAGCGGCTCGTGCGAAAGATATGTACAAACTGCGCGAAGCAGGTTCCGCCGGACGACGTGACAGCGAACCATCTCGCGATGCATGGCATCGCGCTCGATGAGGTCATGCAGGGCGAAGGTTGCGACAAATGCCGCAACACCGGCTACGCCGGCCGACTCGGCTTGTATGAGTTGCTGTTACTTGACGACACGTTGCGCGACCGTATCGCGGGCAATCCAAACGTGACCGAGTTTCGCCGAACATGCGTTGAACGCGGTATGGTGACGCTGCGTGAGGACGGCTTCCGCAAGGTCGCCGCGGGCCAGACCACGGTCGAAGAAGTGCTTCGCGTCACTGAAAGCACGATCTGA